The Chryseobacterium sp. 52 genome includes a region encoding these proteins:
- a CDS encoding FMN-binding glutamate synthase family protein gives MRDKFLSWGIVLVTATWIVALLIRTHYWIPILLSAIYALGVYNAYQSKHAILRNFPVLGYFRYFFESISPEMQQYFIERETDGKPFPRNQRSAVYRRAKNLSDTVAFGTQLEVNHRKYEGIKHSIYAKSPAEELPRVWVGGEQCTQPYHASLFNISAMSFGALSDRAQISLNRGAKKGNFYHNTGEGGISPYHMEGGDLCWQIGTGYFGCRNEEGKFNPELFEKYSTLPNVKMIEIKLSQGAKPGHGGVLPGVKNTPEIAKIRHVTPGMTVISPPSHSSFSDASGLLRFVQHLRELSGGKPVGFKLCIGDTKEFEDICVQMNVMKIYPDFITIDGAEGGTGAAPPEFSDGVGMPLEPALIFVNRTLNNYNLRSKLRVIASGKVLTSLDILRAVAMGADMCNNARGFMFSLGCIQALRCNNNNCPTGVATQDKMLVKGLDVTDKSERVYHFHKNTLHTCNELIAAAGRTSYEEVDATMFMRGDEFDHLADLYFPDILGNVKQKARS, from the coding sequence ATGAGAGATAAGTTTTTATCTTGGGGAATTGTATTAGTAACTGCTACATGGATAGTGGCACTACTGATCAGAACGCATTATTGGATACCGATCCTGTTATCCGCCATCTATGCATTGGGTGTTTACAATGCTTACCAGTCGAAACATGCTATTTTGAGGAACTTCCCGGTTTTGGGATACTTCAGGTACTTTTTTGAAAGTATTTCACCCGAAATGCAGCAATATTTCATCGAAAGGGAGACAGATGGGAAACCATTTCCCAGAAATCAGCGTTCTGCAGTGTACAGGCGGGCCAAAAATTTAAGCGATACCGTCGCTTTTGGAACCCAATTGGAGGTTAATCACAGAAAATATGAAGGCATCAAGCATTCTATTTATGCGAAATCTCCCGCAGAAGAACTTCCAAGAGTATGGGTAGGAGGAGAGCAGTGTACGCAGCCTTACCATGCTTCCTTATTCAATATTTCAGCAATGAGTTTTGGAGCGTTAAGTGACCGAGCTCAGATTTCGTTAAACAGAGGAGCCAAAAAAGGAAATTTCTATCATAATACCGGTGAAGGTGGTATTTCTCCCTATCACATGGAAGGAGGAGATCTTTGCTGGCAGATCGGAACCGGATATTTCGGATGCCGTAACGAAGAAGGGAAATTTAATCCTGAACTATTTGAAAAGTATTCTACCCTTCCGAATGTAAAGATGATTGAAATTAAGCTCTCGCAAGGGGCAAAACCGGGACACGGAGGTGTACTTCCTGGGGTTAAAAATACACCGGAGATTGCAAAAATCCGTCACGTCACTCCTGGAATGACTGTTATTTCGCCACCATCACACAGTTCATTTTCTGATGCTTCAGGCCTGTTGAGATTTGTACAGCATTTAAGAGAGCTTTCAGGAGGTAAGCCTGTAGGTTTTAAGCTTTGTATTGGAGATACCAAAGAATTCGAGGATATTTGCGTACAAATGAATGTGATGAAGATCTATCCGGATTTTATTACCATAGATGGCGCAGAAGGGGGAACAGGAGCTGCACCGCCCGAGTTTTCGGATGGAGTAGGGATGCCTTTGGAACCAGCTCTGATCTTTGTCAACAGAACACTTAATAATTATAATTTAAGAAGTAAATTAAGGGTTATTGCGAGTGGAAAGGTATTGACAAGCTTAGATATTCTTAGAGCTGTGGCTATGGGAGCAGATATGTGTAATAATGCGAGAGGATTTATGTTCTCGTTAGGATGCATCCAGGCTTTACGATGTAATAATAACAACTGCCCTACGGGAGTGGCCACTCAGGATAAAATGCTGGTTAAAGGCCTTGATGTTACCGATAAAAGCGAAAGAGTATACCATTTCCATAAAAACACACTGCATACCTGTAATGAGCTGATTGCCGCTGCAGGAAGAACTTCTTATGAAGAGGTAGACGCTACAATGTTTATGAGAGGTGACGAATTTGATCATCTGGCAGATCTTTATTTTCCGGATATTTTAGGAAATGTAAAACAGAAAGCAAGATCTTAA
- the panC gene encoding pantoate--beta-alanine ligase: MEVIKNKKTLQDFIERQKEMGKKIGFAPTMGALHKGHLSLYEEARKDNDLVISSIFVNPTQFNNPEDLEKYPRDINRDILILKNSGLVDAVYIPEVADIYPEKTESQHYDFDGLENEMEGKSRPEHFDGVGTVVEELFRQIKPDHAYFGEKDFQQLAIIKKMVEKKQLPVKITGVSIYRAENGLALSSRNQRLHEDRKEVSKIIYQTLNKVNDWFRTVTIPEIKERVTDIFDHEQGMKLEYFLIADEDTLKETDFFYKDRNYRAFIVVVVDGVRLIDNMHLD, from the coding sequence ATGGAAGTTATAAAGAACAAGAAAACCCTTCAGGATTTCATTGAAAGACAGAAAGAAATGGGAAAAAAGATAGGCTTTGCTCCTACCATGGGAGCGCTTCACAAGGGGCATCTTTCCCTATATGAGGAGGCCAGAAAAGATAATGACCTGGTAATTTCTTCAATTTTTGTAAATCCTACTCAATTTAACAATCCGGAAGACCTGGAAAAGTATCCCAGAGACATCAACAGAGATATACTTATCCTGAAAAATTCAGGTTTAGTGGATGCTGTGTATATTCCTGAAGTAGCTGATATTTATCCTGAAAAAACAGAAAGTCAGCATTACGATTTTGATGGACTGGAAAATGAAATGGAAGGAAAATCAAGACCCGAACATTTTGACGGCGTTGGAACTGTAGTGGAGGAGCTTTTCAGACAGATCAAGCCTGACCATGCCTATTTCGGAGAAAAAGACTTCCAACAGCTTGCCATTATTAAAAAAATGGTTGAAAAGAAACAGCTTCCGGTAAAGATCACGGGTGTTTCTATTTACAGAGCAGAAAACGGTTTGGCATTGAGCTCAAGAAACCAAAGACTTCACGAAGACCGAAAAGAGGTCTCAAAAATCATTTATCAGACTTTAAATAAGGTAAACGACTGGTTCCGAACTGTCACTATTCCCGAGATAAAAGAAAGGGTAACCGATATTTTCGATCACGAGCAAGGAATGAAATTAGAGTATTTCCTGATTGCTGACGAAGATACATTGAAAGAAACTGATTTCTTTTATAAAGACAGGAATTACAGAGCATTCATCGTCGTTGTAGTAGATGGTGTAAGACTAATTGACAATATGCATCTGGACTAA
- a CDS encoding DUF4270 family protein, giving the protein MIHTVKRTFAMLFVAVFGSALLYNCEPEADSLGQQLFIDGAAEGNVTSYDLIAYNINNHDTIRSDAGRLISLSSSTASYSAAVLGAFSEGQFGMQKASFLTQLRMSTDNFDFGTTPKIDSVVLVMKPTPVADSIVTRPTKDENLLVGTETVPVSTEIKSYPTNYNFKYGKMKLGPGGTHTLMHINVDEVTTFLDGNDPAFKRSNVVVSTGTALGSTVFDGTVMAKTITKKSDNSVLFTSDAGIRIPLKKEFFQTMILDKSGKPELMDASNFTRYFKGIKLSVTDTDGYLLQFNPNDMEMVMYYTNEKNTNGTITRPQSTFKLILAGNVGNARFGQYEYNRTGSAWKTASSAINEVDGDTRLYMQGMGGPSVAVKIPDTTIGTLKTLYEKDKAAIVSAKIRLYTDDVAWNNNYRRTNNNFTILPIDSRDSGTEVITYSGYIADLTAGFTWLKSYDLDKNPSYYDFTVTKAVKDIVEGGTAVNKTLLINVGQFISTGTSFVGYKYSSRAFATERNVFIGSDKNNVNRVQLKVTYGTKK; this is encoded by the coding sequence ATGATTCATACTGTTAAAAGAACTTTTGCCATGCTTTTTGTGGCGGTTTTCGGGAGTGCTCTTCTTTATAATTGCGAACCGGAAGCGGATTCGCTAGGTCAGCAGCTGTTTATAGACGGTGCCGCAGAAGGCAACGTAACTTCATATGACCTTATTGCTTACAATATTAATAATCATGATACAATCAGAAGTGATGCCGGAAGACTTATAAGTTTATCCAGCTCTACTGCATCTTATTCTGCTGCTGTTTTGGGAGCTTTCTCAGAAGGACAGTTTGGTATGCAGAAAGCATCATTTCTTACTCAGTTGAGAATGAGTACGGATAATTTTGATTTCGGGACTACTCCAAAGATAGATTCTGTAGTTCTGGTAATGAAACCGACTCCTGTAGCCGACTCAATAGTTACACGTCCTACCAAGGATGAAAATTTATTAGTAGGAACCGAAACAGTTCCTGTTTCGACAGAAATAAAGTCATACCCTACAAATTATAATTTTAAATATGGTAAAATGAAGTTGGGTCCTGGAGGAACACATACTTTAATGCATATTAATGTGGATGAAGTGACGACATTCTTAGACGGTAATGATCCGGCCTTTAAACGTTCTAATGTAGTAGTTAGTACCGGAACAGCACTTGGATCTACTGTATTTGACGGAACTGTGATGGCTAAGACCATTACAAAGAAGTCGGATAATTCTGTTTTATTTACATCTGATGCAGGAATTAGAATTCCATTGAAAAAGGAATTTTTCCAGACGATGATTCTTGATAAAAGTGGTAAGCCGGAGCTGATGGATGCGTCTAACTTTACAAGATACTTCAAAGGGATAAAACTTTCTGTTACTGATACGGACGGATATCTTTTACAGTTCAATCCAAACGACATGGAAATGGTCATGTATTATACCAATGAAAAAAATACGAATGGTACTATCACAAGACCTCAGTCTACCTTTAAATTAATTCTTGCAGGAAACGTTGGTAATGCACGTTTTGGACAGTATGAATACAATAGAACAGGTTCTGCTTGGAAAACGGCCTCATCAGCGATCAACGAAGTAGATGGTGATACCAGGCTTTATATGCAAGGAATGGGAGGGCCTTCTGTGGCTGTGAAAATTCCTGATACAACAATTGGAACCCTTAAAACTTTATACGAGAAAGATAAAGCAGCGATCGTAAGTGCTAAGATCAGACTCTATACGGATGATGTAGCGTGGAATAACAATTATAGGAGAACAAATAACAATTTTACCATTCTTCCTATTGACAGCAGAGATTCAGGAACAGAAGTTATTACATATTCAGGATATATTGCAGATTTAACTGCTGGCTTTACCTGGCTTAAATCTTATGATTTAGATAAAAATCCTTCTTATTATGATTTTACAGTAACAAAAGCGGTGAAAGATATTGTTGAAGGAGGTACAGCAGTAAATAAAACTTTACTTATCAATGTTGGGCAGTTTATCAGTACAGGAACTTCATTTGTTGGGTATAAATATTCATCCAGAGCGTTTGCAACAGAAAGAAACGTTTTTATTGGATCTGATAAAAATAATGTCAACAGAGTTCAGTTAAAGGTTACTTACGGTACAAAAAAATAA
- a CDS encoding glycogen/starch synthase: protein MPNQKILYITTEMYPYQEDTNMAAVVNKMALKMHNEGNDVRVFMPRFGQISERKFQLHEVIRLSGMNIIINDLDQPLIIKVASLPGERLQVYFIDNEEYFKRKQYYVDDEGNPFDDNDERAIFFARGVIETIKKLNWVPDVIHLNGWMSSFVPIYLKTYYESDTYFKDAKIVLSLYNEKDADLDKNIAEKLTFDNISGLKALDNPTIKNFVIESMNYVDMVVKGDEFLDEDLDKGFNETTTPKSEYVDVDSINQLY from the coding sequence ATGCCGAATCAAAAAATACTGTACATTACTACAGAGATGTATCCATATCAGGAAGATACAAATATGGCTGCAGTGGTAAACAAAATGGCACTTAAGATGCACAATGAAGGCAATGATGTAAGAGTTTTTATGCCAAGATTTGGACAAATAAGTGAAAGAAAATTCCAACTTCATGAGGTGATCCGTCTTTCGGGAATGAATATTATCATTAATGACCTGGACCAGCCTTTAATCATCAAAGTAGCGTCTCTTCCGGGGGAAAGACTTCAGGTTTACTTTATTGACAACGAAGAATACTTCAAGAGAAAACAATACTATGTCGATGACGAAGGGAATCCTTTCGATGATAACGACGAAAGAGCTATTTTCTTTGCAAGAGGTGTTATTGAAACAATCAAAAAGTTAAACTGGGTTCCGGATGTGATCCACTTGAACGGATGGATGTCTTCTTTTGTTCCAATTTACCTAAAAACATATTACGAATCTGATACTTATTTCAAAGATGCCAAAATAGTCCTTTCTCTATACAATGAGAAAGATGCTGACCTGGATAAAAACATTGCTGAAAAACTGACATTCGATAATATTTCCGGATTAAAAGCGTTAGATAATCCTACAATCAAAAATTTTGTTATTGAAAGTATGAATTACGTTGACATGGTTGTAAAAGGAGATGAGTTTCTGGATGAGGACCTGGATAAAGGGTTCAATGAAACAACAACTCCAAAATCAGAATACGTTGACGTAGATTCTATAAATCAACTTTATTAA
- the gldK gene encoding gliding motility lipoprotein GldK, translating into MKRIFLLLLSASVASVSCSGGGSSSVGKPGTKGELIPREKTKSFVAERPYGMVGIPAGSFVAGLADQDPTNTPEKASLKTVTVSSFFMDEAETTNAEYRVFINYVRDSIARSLLAEAAGEGGDEGGRKGASIGDYAYLAKKEENLTPYQEYLEGQGGREDGGYDPNKKLDWKIPLHWSTGKYPDVEYAEVLESMYLPASSRIGNERILDVSKLKYNYQWGDMDAAIADNERGANYLKSSSIAIYPDTTVWVNDFHFTYNEPLFEQYFWHKAYKDYPVVGVTWDQARAYCNFRSKLKTDYNESLKRKKQRPLQFRLPTEIEWEYAARGGMQNATYPWGGPYLMDDRGCYLANFKPKRGNYMEDDKKGTYTYTAPVKKFKKNGFGLFDMAGNVSEWTASAYNNSSYGFSSTLNPSTKDTKDTKRSVRGGSWKDIGYALMTGARDWERKDSARSYIGFRTVQDIPEAAVKPRRVNR; encoded by the coding sequence ATGAAAAGGATATTTCTTTTATTATTGTCTGCGTCGGTAGCATCAGTATCTTGTTCAGGTGGTGGCAGTTCTTCTGTAGGGAAGCCTGGAACAAAGGGAGAATTGATACCAAGAGAAAAAACGAAATCATTTGTTGCGGAAAGACCATACGGCATGGTCGGTATTCCAGCAGGTTCATTTGTTGCTGGTCTAGCAGACCAGGATCCAACAAATACTCCTGAAAAAGCTTCATTGAAAACTGTTACTGTTTCCTCTTTCTTCATGGATGAAGCGGAAACTACCAATGCAGAATACAGGGTATTTATCAATTATGTAAGAGATTCCATTGCGAGATCTCTATTAGCCGAAGCTGCTGGGGAAGGCGGTGATGAAGGCGGACGTAAAGGAGCAAGCATAGGTGACTATGCATACCTTGCTAAAAAAGAAGAAAACTTAACACCTTATCAGGAATATTTAGAAGGTCAGGGAGGAAGAGAAGACGGAGGATATGATCCAAATAAGAAATTAGACTGGAAAATTCCTTTACATTGGAGCACTGGAAAGTATCCTGATGTAGAATATGCAGAAGTTCTTGAATCTATGTATCTGCCTGCTTCTTCTAGAATAGGAAACGAAAGAATTTTAGACGTTAGTAAACTAAAATACAACTATCAGTGGGGAGATATGGATGCAGCAATTGCAGACAACGAAAGAGGTGCTAATTACCTTAAAAGTTCAAGCATTGCTATCTATCCTGATACAACGGTTTGGGTAAATGATTTCCATTTCACTTACAACGAACCATTGTTCGAACAGTATTTCTGGCACAAAGCTTACAAAGACTATCCTGTAGTTGGGGTTACCTGGGATCAGGCAAGAGCTTACTGTAATTTCAGATCTAAACTGAAAACTGATTATAACGAAAGTTTAAAAAGAAAAAAACAAAGACCATTACAATTCCGTCTACCTACAGAAATCGAGTGGGAATATGCTGCAAGAGGCGGAATGCAAAATGCTACTTACCCTTGGGGTGGTCCATATTTAATGGATGACAGAGGTTGCTACCTGGCAAACTTTAAACCTAAGAGAGGTAACTATATGGAAGACGATAAAAAAGGTACTTATACATATACAGCTCCAGTAAAGAAATTTAAGAAAAATGGATTTGGGTTATTTGATATGGCTGGAAACGTTTCTGAATGGACAGCATCTGCGTATAACAACTCTTCTTATGGATTCTCATCAACATTAAATCCTTCTACAAAAGATACTAAGGATACTAAGAGATCGGTAAGAGGTGGTTCTTGGAAAGATATAGGATATGCCCTTATGACAGGTGCTAGAGATTGGGAAAGAAAAGATTCTGCAAGAAGCTATATCGGATTCAGAACTGTACAGGATATTCCTGAAGCAGCTGTGAAGCCAAGAAGAGTTAACAGATAA
- a CDS encoding RNA-binding S4 domain-containing protein has protein sequence MRIDKFLWCIRFYKTRSIATEEIKKNRVSIGTSAVKSSKEVKEGDVIKIRKNQIDYKIKVIQIPKSRLGAKLVPLHIQDVTDKEQYELLKLRKMSQDYYRIKGEGRPTKRDRRDMDEYVGNDIASDFTDWDDFFGETADAAEKEE, from the coding sequence ATGAGAATAGATAAATTTTTATGGTGCATTCGTTTTTATAAGACGAGAAGTATTGCAACAGAGGAAATTAAGAAGAACAGAGTTTCAATAGGAACGTCTGCCGTAAAGTCATCTAAAGAGGTTAAAGAAGGAGATGTGATCAAGATCCGCAAGAATCAGATCGATTATAAAATAAAGGTCATTCAGATTCCTAAAAGCAGGCTGGGAGCGAAGCTGGTTCCCCTTCACATACAGGATGTGACGGATAAGGAACAGTATGAATTATTAAAACTCCGTAAAATGTCACAGGACTATTATAGAATTAAAGGGGAAGGGAGACCTACCAAAAGAGACCGAAGAGATATGGATGAGTATGTAGGAAATGATATTGCCTCAGACTTTACAGACTGGGATGATTTCTTTGGAGAAACAGCAGATGCTGCCGAAAAAGAAGAATAA
- the gldL gene encoding gliding motility protein GldL, producing the protein MFKTKDAWMNFFYSFGAAIVILGAWLKITHITLGPINGNIALTVGLITEAIIFIIFAFDPPKSEESYAWENVYPELLDKHANPNPLHSNVSSKNSAQHFAELENSLSNKLDKMLQDAKLDVQLFDRLRTGIDKFSSSVDQINQTVDVSASTHKYNDQLNKAAQHMESMNALYTMQLESGKRQSEFANKYVADMQKSAEQSEKFNQELQGLTTNLNSLNRVYGGMLTAMKS; encoded by the coding sequence ATGTTTAAGACTAAAGATGCTTGGATGAATTTCTTCTATTCATTCGGTGCTGCAATTGTGATTCTTGGAGCTTGGCTTAAAATTACTCACATTACCTTGGGACCAATTAATGGTAATATCGCTCTTACAGTGGGACTTATTACAGAGGCTATTATCTTTATTATTTTCGCATTTGACCCGCCGAAATCGGAAGAATCTTATGCATGGGAAAATGTTTATCCTGAACTATTAGATAAGCATGCAAACCCAAACCCTTTACATTCTAATGTGTCATCTAAAAATAGTGCACAACACTTTGCAGAATTAGAAAACTCTCTTTCAAATAAATTAGACAAAATGCTTCAGGATGCAAAACTGGACGTTCAGTTATTTGACAGACTAAGAACAGGTATCGACAAATTCTCTAGCTCTGTTGATCAGATCAACCAGACTGTTGACGTATCTGCTTCAACTCATAAATATAACGATCAGCTTAACAAAGCTGCACAGCACATGGAAAGCATGAATGCTTTATATACAATGCAGTTGGAAAGTGGTAAAAGACAATCTGAATTTGCTAATAAATATGTAGCAGATATGCAGAAGTCTGCAGAGCAGTCTGAAAAATTCAATCAAGAGTTACAAGGTTTAACAACTAATCTTAACAGCTTAAATAGAGTTTATGGTGGTATGCTTACTGCTATGAAGTCTTAA
- the glmS gene encoding glutamine--fructose-6-phosphate transaminase (isomerizing), whose amino-acid sequence MCGIVGYTGFQDAYDIVINGLRRLEYRGYDSAGIVLEGSNKKFEVEKTKGKVDDLVKISAQLKGTAKIGMGHTRWATHGVPSDRNSHPHLSNNGKIALVHNGIIENYDTIKTMLTEKGYTFKSETDTEVLVNLIQYFTDLNSETDFPTAVRYALNEVYGAYAITVLHEDCPGILVVARLGSPLAIGIGDKEYFIASDASPFVEFTKEAIYLEEGHMATISLETGVDIRTINDNSKIEPEIQELKLSLEQIEKGGYEHFMLKEIFEQPKSIHDTMRGRLLVDEGVIKMAGIWDHLERFKNANRIIIIACGTSWHAGLIGEYLIEEYARIPVEVEYASEFRYRNPIITDKDVVIAISQSGETADTMAALKLAKERGAFIYGICNVVDSSIARITDAGSYTHAGPEIGVASTKAFTAQLTILTLIAFKLGKHNGNLGNAEFMSLIAELDALPKKIEEVLSTTHELTQNIAKDFINATNFLYLGRGYNYPAALEGALKLKEISYIHAEGYPAAEMKHGPIALIDENMPIVIIAPKRGHYDKIVSNVQEIKARKGKVIAVVNKGDKQVSSMADYVIEIPETSECFSPIVASVPLQLLAYYIAVYRGANVDQPRNLAKSVTVE is encoded by the coding sequence ATGTGCGGAATTGTAGGATATACAGGATTTCAAGATGCGTATGATATTGTGATCAACGGTCTTAGAAGATTAGAATATAGAGGGTATGACAGTGCTGGAATTGTTTTGGAAGGTTCAAATAAAAAATTTGAAGTAGAAAAAACAAAGGGAAAGGTAGATGACTTGGTTAAGATTTCGGCACAGCTGAAAGGCACAGCCAAAATAGGAATGGGACATACCCGATGGGCTACTCACGGAGTTCCAAGTGATAGAAATTCACACCCGCATTTATCAAATAATGGTAAAATTGCTCTTGTACACAATGGTATTATAGAAAATTATGATACGATCAAGACAATGCTTACCGAAAAAGGATATACTTTTAAATCTGAAACAGATACAGAAGTACTGGTAAACCTTATTCAGTATTTTACAGATTTAAACTCTGAAACAGATTTCCCAACAGCGGTGAGATATGCTTTAAACGAAGTGTATGGAGCTTATGCTATTACAGTACTCCACGAAGATTGTCCTGGAATATTAGTTGTAGCAAGATTAGGTTCTCCATTGGCTATAGGAATTGGTGATAAAGAATACTTTATTGCTTCTGACGCATCTCCTTTCGTAGAATTTACCAAAGAAGCCATCTATCTTGAAGAGGGGCATATGGCTACTATTTCATTAGAGACTGGCGTAGATATCAGAACTATTAATGATAACTCCAAGATCGAGCCTGAGATTCAAGAGCTTAAATTAAGCTTAGAACAGATTGAAAAAGGAGGTTACGAGCATTTTATGCTTAAAGAGATCTTCGAGCAGCCTAAGTCTATACATGACACTATGAGAGGGAGACTTCTTGTGGATGAAGGTGTTATAAAAATGGCCGGAATCTGGGATCATTTGGAGAGATTCAAAAATGCAAACAGAATCATTATCATTGCTTGTGGAACGTCCTGGCATGCAGGTCTTATCGGAGAATATCTGATTGAAGAGTATGCAAGAATTCCTGTAGAAGTAGAATACGCTTCAGAATTCAGATACAGAAACCCTATTATAACTGATAAAGACGTTGTAATTGCGATCTCTCAATCCGGAGAAACAGCAGATACAATGGCTGCATTGAAATTGGCAAAGGAAAGAGGGGCATTCATATATGGTATTTGTAATGTGGTAGACTCTTCTATTGCAAGAATTACAGATGCAGGTTCGTATACCCATGCCGGTCCTGAGATTGGTGTAGCTTCTACAAAAGCATTTACTGCACAGCTTACCATTCTGACGCTAATTGCATTTAAATTAGGAAAACATAACGGTAACTTAGGAAACGCTGAATTCATGAGCTTAATTGCTGAATTGGATGCTCTCCCTAAAAAGATCGAAGAAGTTTTAAGTACAACTCACGAACTGACTCAAAATATTGCAAAAGACTTTATTAATGCAACTAACTTCCTTTATTTAGGAAGAGGATACAATTATCCTGCAGCATTGGAAGGTGCTTTAAAATTGAAAGAGATCTCTTATATTCACGCAGAAGGATATCCTGCAGCAGAAATGAAACACGGTCCTATTGCTCTTATCGACGAGAATATGCCAATTGTTATCATTGCGCCTAAAAGAGGGCATTATGATAAGATTGTAAGTAACGTTCAGGAGATTAAGGCTAGAAAAGGAAAGGTCATTGCTGTGGTTAATAAAGGAGATAAGCAGGTAAGCTCAATGGCAGATTATGTGATTGAAATTCCTGAGACTTCAGAATGCTTCTCACCAATCGTTGCATCAGTGCCTTTACAGCTATTAGCTTATTACATCGCAGTATACCGAGGAGCGAATGTAGATCAGCCGAGAAACCTGGCAAAATCAGTAACCGTGGAATAA
- a CDS encoding shikimate kinase translates to MVISLIGYMGCGKSHISKILSDKINFRLIDLDKEISRRNKLTIPEIFEKKGEIHFRKLEREALEEILASEENTVLSLGGGTPVYYNNMEIINHSSKSIFLRASVATLYERLSKQKEKRPLIANITDEDLPEFIAKHLFERNVFYGKAQFSVNTDSRDPEDIVQEIVEKLYL, encoded by the coding sequence ATGGTTATTTCACTGATCGGATACATGGGGTGTGGCAAATCTCACATTTCCAAAATATTAAGCGACAAAATAAATTTCAGGCTAATTGACCTCGATAAAGAGATTTCAAGGAGAAATAAATTAACCATTCCTGAGATTTTTGAAAAAAAGGGAGAAATTCACTTCAGAAAGCTGGAAAGAGAGGCCCTGGAAGAAATACTTGCTTCTGAAGAAAATACGGTTTTAAGCCTGGGAGGGGGAACTCCGGTTTATTATAACAATATGGAGATTATCAATCACAGCTCAAAAAGTATATTTTTAAGAGCTTCTGTGGCTACTCTATATGAAAGATTGTCCAAGCAGAAAGAAAAAAGGCCGTTAATTGCCAACATTACGGATGAAGATCTGCCTGAGTTTATTGCGAAACATTTATTTGAAAGAAATGTATTTTACGGTAAAGCACAGTTCAGTGTCAACACAGATTCCAGGGATCCTGAAGATATTGTCCAAGAAATAGTAGAAAAGCTCTATCTCTAG